From the genome of Vitis riparia cultivar Riparia Gloire de Montpellier isolate 1030 chromosome 2, EGFV_Vit.rip_1.0, whole genome shotgun sequence, one region includes:
- the LOC117933715 gene encoding conserved oligomeric Golgi complex subunit 6, translating into MATVGVAPGLSRKLKKVLESRTDSPDLLASLNTLSTFYTENTQHARRNLRSTIEKRCLSINHDFLRASDAAQQALDCVEEEVNALADCCDRIAKALNSCNATTGDIISTTERLKQELEITTQRQEIASCFLRDYQLSNEEISALREEDLNENFFKALSHVQEIHANCKILLRTHHQRAGLELMDMMAVYQEGAYERLCRWVQAECRRLGDSDNPEVSELLKTAVRCLKERPVLFNYCAEEVANMRHNALFRRFISALTRGGPGELPRPIEVHAHDPLRYVGDMLGWLHQALASERELVLALLDPDAAVDTEPTAQRLSKISESDGGKMESDLKFVLDRIFEGVCRPFKVRVEQVLQSQPNLIITYKLSNTLEFYCYTISDLLGRETSLCNTLWLLKDAAQKTFFDILKSRGEKLLRYPPLVAVDLSPPAALREGVSVLLEIIETHDSMMIPASEKKPAFDPVISALLDPIIQMCEQAAEAHKSKGVTHSSRRSRASTESGQMSKSSFDAILSNSGSTLFSQDSETPSKIFLINCLCAIQQPLLGHEIASEYVKKLGAMIDNHMNILVEKQVDAILRRCGLSNKMPHFRNSFNKAVVEAPLAEMEDTSPASLSECLKAFFGLILGSESSLPEFEQMQVPKLRADACLQVAKLLAEAYQLIYSAIMDPKNGYPDPKSLARHPPHQIQTILGI; encoded by the exons ATGGCCACGGTGGGTGTGGCGCCGGGGCTATCTCGGAAGCTGAAGAAGGTGTTGGAATCTCGCACAGACTCTCCGGATCTGCTGGCCTCCCTCAACACCCTTTCTACCTTTTACACCGAAAACACCCAACACGCTCGCCGTAACCTCAGATCCACCATTGAGAAGCGCTGCCTCTCCATCAACCACGACTTCCTCCGCGCCTCCGATGCTGCTCAGCAGGCCTTGGATTGTGTCGAGGAGGAGGTTAACGCCCTCGCCGATTGCTGCGACAG GATTGCAAAAGCATTGAACAGTTGTAATGCTACAACTGGAGATATTATCAGTACAACAGAGAGGCTTAAACAGGAACTTGAAATCACCACGCAGAGGCAGGAGATTGCTTCATGCTTCCTTCGTGATTATCAGCTCTCAAATGAAGAG ATAAGTGCACTGAGGGAGGAAGACCTGAATGAAAACTTCTTTAAGGCACTTTCTCATGTTCAAGAAATTCATGCCAACTGCAAAATACTACTCAGGACACATCACCAG CGTGCAGGTTTGGAGTTGATGGACATGATGGCTGTGTACCAGGAAGGAGCCTATGAGCGCTTGTGCAG GTGGGTTCAGGCAGAGTGTAGAAGATTGGGTGACTCTGATAATCCTGAGGTTAGTGAGCTTTTGAAAACAGCGGTTCGATGCCTCAAGGAACGCCCTGTCCTTTTCAACTATTGTGCAGAAGAG GTGGCAAATATGAGACATAATGCATTATTTAGAAGATTTATAAGTGCTCTTACGCGTGGAGGACCTGGTGAACTACCAAGACCTATTGAGGTGCATGCTCATGATCCCTTGAGATATGTAGGGGACATGCTGGGGTGGCTACATCAG GCCTTGGCATCCGAAAGAGAACTTGTTCTTGCGTTACTTGATCCAGATGCAGCAGTAGATACTGAACCAACTGCTCAGAGATTATCCAAGATATCTGAGAGTGATGGTGGGAAGATGGAATctgatttgaaatttgttctggATAGGATTTTTGAAGGTGTTTGCCGGCCGTTTAAAGTGAGAGTAGAACAAGTTTTGCAGTCTCAACCTAATCTTATAATCACATACAAACTTAGTAATACCCTGGAGTTCTACTGTTATACT ATATCAGATTTGCTTGGGAGAGAAACCTCTCTCTGTAATACGCTATGGTTACTCAAGGATGCTGCTCAGAAAACCTTTTTTGACATTCTGAAATCTCGAGGAGAAAAACTTTTGCGGTATCCTCCCCTTGTTGCAGTAGATCTTTCCCCACCAGCAGCACTAAGGGAAGGAGTTTCTGTGTTACTTGAAATAATCGAGACCCATGACAGCATGATGATTCCTGCTTCTGAAAAGAAGCCAGCCTTTGACCCAGTGATATCCGCGTTGCTAGATCCTATTATTCAG ATGTGTGAGCAGGCAGCAGAAGCACATAAGTCTAAGGGAGTTACCCACTCATCAAGAAGAAGTAGAGCAAGTACTGAGTCAGGCCAAATGAGTAAATCATCTTTCGATGCAATTTTATCAAACAGCGGTTCCACCCTATTCTCTCAG GATAGTGAAACACCCTCGAAAATCTTCCTCATCAATTGCTTGTGTGCCATCCAGCAACCCTTGTTAGGACATGAGATTGCATCTGAATATGTGAAGAAACTTGGAGCAATGATAGATAATCACATGAACATTCTTGTCGAAAAACAAGTGGACGCCATTCTAAGAAGATGCGGCTTATCAAACAAGATGCCTCACTTCCGCAATTCATTTAACAAAGCAGTTGTGGAGGCACCATTGGCAGAGATGGAGGACACTTCACCTGCCTCTCTTTCAGAGTGTTTGAAAGCTTTCTTTGGGCTTATTTTGGGAAGTGAAAGTTCCCTGCCAGAATTCGAGCAGATGCAGGTTCCAAAGCTGCGAGCTGATGCTTGTTTACAGGTTGCTAAATTACTGGCTGAAGCTTATCAACTTATTTACAGTGCAATCATGGATCCCAAGAATGGCTACCCAGACCCCAAGTCACTGGCAAGGCATCCTCCACACCAGATTCAAACCATTTTAGGAATTTGA